In the genome of Metabacillus litoralis, the window GTAAAGAGTTGAGAATTGGTGTTTATTTTTAAATAAAAAGAGACTCTGTGTATAATACACAGAGTCTTATAGTTTGTGTAGGACGAAACAGATAACTAGAGAAATTGGTAACGCTTGCAAAAAAAGCGTTAATTTTCTAGGGACACTCTATCGTGTACCTATATGATACTATATTCTTCAAGCTTTGTAAATATTCTGTTTATTAATTTTACTATTTGTTTTAAAGTAATGTTTGTCCTCATATTTATTAGCATCTACTTAGAAAGGAACTAAAAGAATGAAGATTAGAATTTTATTTTATTTAATTGGGCTCTTCTTAATGGGTTTTGGTGTCACACTGACAATAAAAGCTGACTTAGGAGCTGGGGCTTGGGATGCCTTAAACGTTGGTCTGTCAAATGTGATTGGGTTAACAGTAGGAAGTTGGGTTATTATCATTGGGGTAATCTTAATATTTATTAACGCCTTAATCGTTAGAGGAAAACCTAAATTCCTAGCTGTGGTTACAATTTTATTAATAGGTTTTTCAGTAGATTTTTGGCTGATAGTAGTTATGAGCAACGTTCATTTAAGTACATTATTATTACAGGTAATATCTCTTATCGCAGGGATAATACTTATTTCCATTGGCGTAGCCATGTATTTGCAAACAAAATTCCCTGCTAATCCAATTGATCAACTGATGATCTCGTTGCATGAAAGGTTTCATTTGAACTTTATGATTGCTAAAACAATTGGAGAGGTTACCGCACTAATTTTAGCCTTTATTTTACAAGGACCCATTGGGGTAGGGACAATTATTATTACCTTTTTAATTGGTCCAATGATTCAATGGATAAATAAGCCTATGACGAAGAGGTATGAGTTATTGCTAAGGAGATAATAGAGAAATCACCATGTTCAGAACTTTTTAGAAGTACTGATTTAAAAATTTTGGATAAACCATTTCCCGATTGAAAACAATAATGATAAGCATGTTGAAAGGAGTAAAAACCATGAAAAGAAGATTGCTCATTTCTTTAGTTTTGCTTTTATCATTTAGTTTTTCAAGTGCTGTATTAGCAGAAGGGAAAACACAAAAGCCGAAGATGCCTGGTTCGGTAATGGATATTTCAAAGGAAAACACATATCCAAACCCCACTCAGGATTTACCTTATTTACAGCCAAGTGAGCTAACTCAGCAACTGATTGACACTGCAGAAGTTCCAATTGAGAATCCTGATTTGATTCGTATTTTAAATGAATCCAGTATTTCTGATGCACCACTTGCCTTTGGGTATCGTGCCACTATTTATTTAGGTCAGTGGGCACTTAATTATGAATCAACTGAAACAGCAACAAATTGGGAGTATCAAAAAATAAACACAAATTATCAAGATAACCGTGGTGGAAAATCACAAATCCAAATGCATTATCGCCAGGAGGCACAAAAATCTGTTAAAGGTGGCTTAACCGCCAAAGTCCCTGAAGCAGAGCATGTTAAAAAAATGATGTTGTTAGAGGCAATGAGGAAAACCAATTTACCTTTAGCGTTTGAAACGATCATTGGGGCAGGAACAAAGAAAGATCAAGTGTATAATGTACCTCCAAAAAAATTAGGCTATTTATATGCCTATGCGCCTGCAGTAAATGAAAAAGGAAAAGTAACGTACGGTGAAGTTTATTTAGTGTTAAAAGGTAATAAGAAAAGCATTGTTGTGAAAAATGTAACATCACAAGGAATTGGTGCTTGGATTCCGCTACAAGATCATGCTTCCTTTGGATTTGTTACGTCTGATCAACCTAGATAAGCGTTTTAAAAAAATCAGTACCATCTTTTAGGTACTGATTTTTTCATTTTGGTTTAATGTAATTCTTTCTTCTGCTAACTGAATTCCTTCATCAAAAAGAGCATTAGCAATGATTTTTCTTGCTTCCTTTGCCGCATTCCAATAATGCAGGTCATCAACTAAACCGATTACTGCATATTCGTATCCCCGGTAATTAGCATTTAAAGAGGTGATTCCGAATAAGTGAAAGGGCTCAATAATTGTGTTAGAAACATCTCTTTTTAAGTAGTCTCCCAATTCTTGATTTAGTTTTTCACAGGTGTGTTCTAGGACTGTCCACACTTTCTCTGGATCCTCCCTAAAGCTTGTAACAACACGCTCAATAACTCGCATCCGATCTATATTATAGTTATGAATTTGCTTTATTTCACCGTTACTAATAGTTAGTAATTTTCCACTCCATTCTCGTACCTTTAAAGAACGGAGGCCGATTTCTTCAACAGTACCATTAAATGTGTTGTTGATTGTAATAAAATCACCTTGATGAAGCTGTTTTTCATAAATTAAAAACATTCCTGCTAAAATGTCCTTTATTAAGCTTTGTGCTCCAAACCCGATGACAATACCTGCCACACCGGCACCTGCTAGGATGGATCCGAAATTTTCAACAAATAAAGAAATAATGTATAAGATGAAACCTATAGTTGCGGCATATCTTGTAACAGATCTAATCAAACTTTCAATTGTTTTTTCTTTTCGTTCTTCTATAAAATCTGTTCGCTGAAAGAACTTTCTTATAAAGAAATTGATAATAAAAACACTCACTGCTAAGAGAATAGCAACAATAATTACTTTTAGTAACTCATATTCTTTTAAAAATGCTACTACCTGTTCCATCTTCTCACCCTATATATTCGATTTTCTTTTTGTAAAATCTATATCTTGGTAATAACTATTTTTAACAAGTACATTAGGTCCTAGACATTGAACAGCTGGACAGTGACAATTTAATGATTTAGCAAGGTTTGTATTCATCCAGTTTGAATAGGCAGATTGTAGAGTGTTATGCTGAATATTCCCGAGTGGCGGAGTATCGCCAAAGTCAGTCACGATAATATCTCCATTAAAGATATTTACATTAAGTCTTGAACGGCCATCAGGATCATTTCGTACCGTAACATTTTTGCTTTCACGTAAACGTTGGATGAGTTCTAAGTCCTCTTCATTTTGACTGCAAGCATAAAATGGTAAGGTTCCAAACAACATCCATACACTTTCATCCCGAAAATTTAATAACTGATGAATTGCTTTTCTCATTTCTGGAAGAGAAAGAGTTTCTAAGGCACTTGCAAAATCACTTGGATACATTGGGTGAATTTCATGACGCTGACAAAGCATGTCTTCAACAATCTGCTTATGTATTTTCTCCATGTAAGGAAGTGTTCGTTTATTAAGCATCGTTTCAGCAGATACAATTACACCAGCCTTTACTAAAGCTCGGCTATTCTCAATCATTCGATCAAATAAAGCAGCTCTTTGTTGGTAAGTTGGCTTTCGGTCCATAACAGCAAACCCGACCTCGACGAATTCATCAATTGTTCCCCAGTTATGAGATATATGTAAAACATCAAGGTAAGGAATAATTTTTTCGTAACGCTTTAAATCCAAGGTTAAATTTGAATTAATTTGTGTACGTATACCGCGTTCATGGGCATACTTAAGGAGAGGCACCACATACTGTTCAACAGATTTTAATGAAAGCATCGGCTCTCCACCTGTAATACTTAAAGAACGTAATGTTGGTACTTCATCTAATCTTTTTAGCAGCAGATCAATAGGAAGTGCTTTTGGATCTTTAGGTTGTAAGGTATAACCAACTGCACAATGCTCGCATCTCATATTACAAAGAGTTGTTGTGGTAAATTCAATATTCGTTAACATCATTTCGCCATACTGCTCTATATCTAAATAAGCTTCCCATGGATCATATGAGGTTGTTATTGCTTTTAATGGTTTTAGTGCATTCATAATGTTTGCTCCTTCTTAAAAGGGTGAAAATGATCTATACATTCGCTTATTTTAACAGAAACCTAAAGGGAGAACATCCATTAATTCTGATAGTTATACTTGTCAAAGAATTGTAAATCATCTACGATACATGTATCTGAAAGGAGAGAAACAATGGGTAACGCAGTACACGATAAGGATTCTCAACTATCCTATTTGAAAAATCGCCTAAATATGTTTTTAGAAGTCATTGACTCGATGGATCCCGAATCGACAGATGTAGACGATGTTGATCGTTTAATTCAAATGCTTGATGATCTTGAACTAAAGCATAATCAGTTTAAAAAAGATTGGAAAGAATGAGCTGGCACTAATTGTGTCGGCTTTTTTTAATGGCATTGCATACCAAAAGAAATCCTGAAAACGCTTCTTTTCAATAAATCGCTTGAGGAGTATAATAAAAATTGTGGGAAAAGACCGAAAGTTTACTAAATTAGTAGTGATTAGTGTAGGCACATCCTTGATTGCTGAGCTTTCACACGAGGGGGAGAATCGAGATGGAGAACTTTTATGAAAGCATGTATCAATTAATAGTAGAAACTTCGACTAACTTACCAAAAGACGTAAGAAGAGCAATTGCAGCAGCAAAATTAAAAGAAAATGCTGGAACACGCTCAGCGATGTCTCTTGCAACGATTACAAATAATATTAAAATGGCTGATGATAATGTTTCTCCAATTTGCCAGGATACAGGCTTACCTACCTTTAAAATAAAAGTGCCGGTATCGGCTAATCAGATTGATATGAAAAAGCAAATTAAACGCGCAATCGAACAAGCTACAAAAGATGGAAAGTTAAGACCAAATTCTGTTGACTCTATTTCTGGTGATAATAGTGGGGACAACCTTGGAGAAGGAACCCCTGTTATTAAATTTGAACAATGGGAAAACGATTATATTGATGCCCGCCTCATTCTAAAAGGAGGAGGTTGTGAAAATAAAAATATCCAGTATAGTCTTCCTTGTGAGCTTGAAGGATTAGGAAAAGCAGGCCGTGACTTAGACGGAATTCGTAAGTGTATTATGTATTCTGTATATCAAGCACAAGGACAAGGTTGTAGTGCCGGCTTCATCGGTGTTGGAATTGGTGGAGATCGTACAAGTGGTTATGAGTTGGCGAAGGAACAGCTGTTTAGAAGAGTTGATGATGTGAATGAACGTGAGGAGTTACGTCAACTTGAAGAATATGTTATGGATAATGCCAATGAGTTAGGAATTGGAACAATGGGCTTTGGTGGTGAAACAACATTACTAGGTTGTAAGGTTGGGGTTATTAACCGTATTCCAGCTAGTTTCTTTGTTTCGGTTGCCTATAATTGTTGGGCATATCGCCGTTTAGGTGTATACATTGATCCAAAAACAGGTTCAATCAATGAGTGGTTATATCAAGACGGAGAAGAAGTAGATTTTTCTCAAGATGAGGTTGCGGCAACTCATGAGCAAAGTGAACAATCAAGAGAAGTAGTCCTTGAAGCGCCTATTACAGAAGAAAAAATAAGAGAGCTAAAGGTCGGGGATGTTGTTCGTATTAACGGAATGATGTATACAGGTCGTGATGCGATTCATAAATACTTATCCGAAAATGATTCACCTGTTGATTTAAATGGTCAAATTATTTATCATTGTGGTCCTGTTATGTTAAAAGATGAAGATGGAAACTATCATGTGAAAGCTGCTGGTCCTACAACTAGTATTCGTGAAGAGCCTTATCAAGGTGATATTATGAAGCGCTTTGGTATTCGTGCTGTTATCGGAAAAGGCGGAATGGGACCGAAAACATTAAAAGCACTTGGGGAGCATGGTGGTGTTTACTTAAACGCAATTGGTGGTGCAGCACAATACTATGCTGATTGTATCAAATCAGTTGAAGGTGTAGATCTTATGCAATTCGGAATACCTGAGGCTATGTGGCATTTGAAAGTAGAAGGCTTTACTGCTGTTGTTACAATGGATTCTCATGGTAATAGCCTACATGCAGATATTGATAAAAGCTCACTTGAAAAACTAGCTCAATTTAAAGAGCCTGTATTTAAATAAACGTTTGATTAGAGGAGACCTTGGTATGTTGCCAGGGTCTTCTTTTTGATTATTGTGAGGTCAATAGAAGAAATATTATGAACATTAAAGAAGTATTTCATTGTAAATTATCTGTAAAATAGGAAGATTTTTCCGTAACATTCATTTATAATCAATCCTTGGGTGCTTACGTTACTATAGGCACACTATTCCATAGGAAAATAGGTTTGGTGAACGGGGGGAAAGCTTTGCTTAAGTTTATTGTAAAGCGAAAGATTTTAGTAAGTTTAGTAACAGTTTTAGTGTTAATCGTAGGAAGCTATTCGTTATTAAAGCTGGACAAAGAATTAATGCCATCCATTAATTTTGATGGTGCGTATGTGGATGTGAGTGCTGGTGAAATGTCTGCAATTGAGGTGGAGAGGACCATCACGAATCCACTGGAACAAAGCATCCAAGGTATTGATGGAGTTGAAGAGGTTAGCTCCACAACTTCAATTGGAAGAAGTGGTCTTAATATTACAATTGAAACAGGTCGGGGTGATGAAGTTTCAAAGGAAATTGAATCTGTCGTCCAATCAACAACAGCAAATATTAGCGGCATTGATGAAGTTGTCACAGATCAAATAGGAACAAGTTCTACTTATGAGTTCTATATGGATGTGTCAAATGATGAAATGGAAGAGATGACGGCTTTCGCTGAAGAAATTTTAGAGCCACGACTAGAAGAACTTCCGGAAGTAAGGGATGTTTCTTTGGCTGGAATTCAAGAACATGAAATGGTTATTGAGTTTGATCGCGAAAAAGTTCAGGAAAAAGGTTTGGATATCTCACAAATTAGTACGGTTATAGGGCAGGCTAATAATGAGGCAACATTAGGAGAATTAAGTGAAGATCAAAACGCGCCTTCATTACGTTGGAATACAAAGTTAGAATCTGTAGAGGATGTAGAAAACATTCAAATTATGACCCAAACAGGTGCTGTTGAATTGAAAGAGGTAGCTGATGTATCAATAGACCCTAAGGAAAACTCATCATTTGTTTGGAAAAACGGTACAAAAGATTTTGTCTTTGTACAAATCGGACGAGTGGCGGATGTTACTCAAATTGAAATGGCTGAAGCAATAAGGGCAGAAATCAAAGAAATAAAAGATGAAGGTTTAGTAAAAGATTTTGAATTAAATGAAATGGTTGCACAAGCTGACTATGTTAAGGAATCGATTGATGGAGTTTCAAGTAATATCGTTATCGGTGGTGTTATCGCAGTTATTATTCTATTACTATTTTTACGCAACGTGAGAGCCACGATCATTGTCGGACTCTCTATTCCAACATCGATCTTACTCACGTTTTTAGCGATGTGGGCATTAGATTATAGTTTAAATATGTTAACGCTAATTGGCTTAGGTTTAGGGATTGGAATGATGGTTGATTCGTCTATTGTTATTCTCGAATCTATTTATAGGAAAAAAGAACAAGGACTGAAACCATTAGAGTCTGTTGTGGAGGGGACAAAAGAAGTTGCCTCAGCTGTAATTGCGTCGATGCTAACAACAATTGTTGTTTTCCTACCTATTGGTTTGTTAGGCGGAGAAATGGGGCAATTTATGATCCTTCTATCAGTGGTTGTCTCTGCTACATTGATTAGTTCTGTTATTGTCTCTTTTACCCTTATCCCGAGTTTATCTGAGAACTTTTTAAAGCTAGGGAAAAAACAGGTGAAAAAGGCAGGACGATTGTTAAAAGGTTATAGCAAATTTGTATCTTGGGTTGTTACGAAAAAAAGAAACAGCTTTATCATGGTCGGAATTTTCTTTTTGATGTTTGTTGGTTCTTTTTTCTTAGTGTCTAAAATTCCGATGACCATTATGCCTGATGTTTATAACCGCTATTCAGAGCTGATGGTTGATTTGGAAACAGGTGTGTCTGTCGAGGAAAAAGAAAAAATCGTTGAACAAATTAACGAAAGTCTCTCTAAGATTGAGGACGTTGAACAAAATTATGTGATGGATAATGGCTCTATGCTTTATACCATTATTAATATGACCAAAGGTGATGACATCGTAAAAGGACAAAAAGAAGTCAATGAGGAAATATTAAGCTCCTTACGAACAATCCAAGAGGATTACCCTATTGAAGGTATTCAAACAGCTACTTCAACAGGTGGAGGTTACCCTGTTCAAGTGTTAATTAAAGGTGAAAGCTTTGATGAGCTAAAAGAAATTGTAGATAAATTCTCTAGTGAATTAGAGCAAATCGAAGGTATTGTGGCTGTGAAAAACTCTATTGAGCGAACTTCTGTTGAAGAAGTTGTGCAGTTAAAAGAGGGTGCAATTGAAGATGCGGGATTATCCTCATCACAGGTTAGACAATTTATTGAGCAGGCCTTTTTAAATGTGCCACTGGGTGAGGTTACGGTCGAGGAAGAAAATGTTCCCCTTATAATGAAGTGGAATGAAAGTACAAATAATAAGGATGCTCTGTTAAAATTAAAAATTCCTACAAATGATGGAGAAAAGAGTCTTTCGAGCTTTATTGAACTAGTAAGTGTTGATACTCCAAATGAAATTTCTCATGATGAAGGAGATCGTTTCATCACGGTTTCGGCAGATATTAAGGATACAGATCTAGGAACAATCAATCGAGAAGTTCAATCTTTAATAAAAGATTTTGAAACGCCGACTGGTTACAATGTATCGGTTGCGGGTGATTTGGAGCAGCAACAAGAACTTATCCAAGATATGATTCTAATCCTAGCTATTTCAATATTCCTGGTTTACCTTGTTATGGCTGTCCAATTTAATAATTTGGCTCATCCTCTAGTTGTGATGTCCATTATACCTATGACTATTGTGGGCGTTATAGCAGGGCTATTCATTACACAACGTGAGTTAAGCATTATGTCAGGAATGGGGATTGTCATGTTAATAGGAATCGTTCTAAACAATGCAATCCTGCTTATTGATCGTACAAATCAATTACGTAAAGAAGGATATAGTGTGACTGAAGCTATCGTGGCAGCAGGAAAAGATCGAATCCGACCGATTTTTATGACAACTTTAACAACAGCAGGAGGAATGCTTCCACTTGCATTAGCATCAGGTACATCTGGAAACTATCAGGCTCCAATGGCTACAGCGATTATTTCTGGGTTATTATTTGCAACATTGATTACATTAGTACTTATTCCAGCTGTTTACCGTATTTTTAACAGTATAGGCAATGGTTTTAATCGTTTTTCTAAGAAAAAGAATAAAAAAGAAAAGATTGTTGAGGAAATCGCTAGCTGATGATTGAAACCCTTCATTTATTTGAAGGGTTTCTTTATGGTAGTTTTTTTCAGTATTGAAATTCTCTCTTTAACAACACTATAAATAATAACAAGAATGAGGAGAGAGTTTATGAAAAAATTGATCGTTGTTTTGACGCTTTTTTGCTTATGTTTTATTTCGATGAATTCTGTTTCTGCCGTTCCAAATAAGCCTATTCATTGGGGATTTAAAAAGAGTCGAAATCATGAACCTGCAACTGCTGGTAAGGAATTAGATGAATTGCTTTCAAAATATGGTGGCTTTTATATAGGTGATACAACGAAAAAAGATATCTACCTAACATTTGACAATGGTTATGAAAATGGGTATACACCTAAAGTTCTTGATGTTCTTAAAAAGCAAAAGGTGCCTGCAACATTTTTTGTTACAGGACATTATCTTGATTCAGAGCCTGAACTAGTAAAGCGAATGGTTAATGAAGGTCATATTGTCGGAAATCACTCATGGTATCATCCGGACCTAACAACTCAAAGTGATGAAGAATTTAAGAAAGAATTAGAATCTGTTCGTATCAAAGTAGAAGAACTGACAAGTCAAAAAGGCATGAGCTATCTTAGACCTCCAAGAGGGATTTTTAGCGAAAAGGTGCTTGCCAAAGCTGAAGAGCTTGGTTATACTTCCGTTTTTTGGTCACTTGCGTTTGTTGACTGGAAAGTAGACTCTCAAAAAGGCTGGAAGTACTCATATGATAATATTATGAAGCAAATTCATCCCGGTTCTATTATTTTGCTTCATACTGTATCAAAAGATAATGCTGAGGCATTGGATCATGCAATTGAAGAATTAAGGAAACAAGGCTATACCTTCAAAAGCCTAGATGATTTGATGATAAATAAAATGATGGATCATCCATATTTACTTTCCCTTTGATGCAATCAAAGGGTTTTTTTCCTTTTCCGTAGGTTCCTTATTTTAAAATGATATAATAAAAATAAAAGAAGATGAGGAAGAAAAAGCATGTGGATGGAAATCATAACATGTAAAGGTCCATATCATTTTGATTCAGTTCTAGATCGTCTATCATTGGATCCTATCATACATATTAATAAGGATGAACAATTGGTCAGAGTCCCTTCCGTTATAGAAGGAAAGTCATATGTACTTAATGTAAGAGCAATTGGAACAGTAAAAGAACCTGCTTTTGAACTATGTGGTACTGATAAAACGATTAAGGAAGAGGCTATAAGGCGAATTAGAAGGATATTTCAGTTTGACTTTTCTTTGAATGAGGTAATGAGTCATTTTCATCAAACAAATCTTTCTAGAATCTTTCAGCAACATGAAGGGACACCAATTGTGTTAGAATTTGATTTTTATAGCTGTTTAATGAAGTGTATTATCCATCAACAGTTAAATGTAGCTTTTGCTCATACATTAACTTCTAGATTTGTGAAAGAGTTTGGATATCAAATAGAGGGTGTTTGGTTTTACCCTACACCAGAGACAGTAGCCGGGTTGGAATATGATGACTTAAGGGCATTACAATTTAGCGGTAGAAAAGCAGAGTATGTAATTGATACCTCAAGACTTATTGCAGACGGAAAGCTCGATCTAATGGAGTTGGACTTGCTCCCTGAGGAAGAATTGATGAAGGATCTAGTGAAAATACGTGGTATTGGTCCATGGACCGTGCAAAACTTCATGCTTTCTGGTCTTGGACGTCCTAACCTATTTCCAAAAGCCGATATTGGTATACAAAAAGCAATTCAAAAGCATTTTAACCTTGAGAAAAAACCAACTAGTGATGAAATGGACGAATATAGCAAAGAGTGGTCTCCTTATTTAAGTTATGCCACGTTATATTTATGGAGAAGCATTGAGTAGAAACGGAGCGTTAAATATGAAAGAAAAGAAACAGGCGCAAGCCAGCCAAATTAAAATTTCAAAGGGACAAACTTTCCCGCTAACAATAAAGCGTTTAGGGATTAATGGTGAAGGTGTAGGCTACTTTAAACGACAAGTTGTCTTTGTCCCTGGAGCACTGCCTGGTGAAGAAGTATTAGTAGAAGCGACTAAGATTCAACCAAAGTTTGCGGAGGGAAAAGTAAAAACAATACGAAAGAAATCCCCATTCCGTGTTAAGCCGCCTTGTCCAATTTACGAGGAATGTGGTGGCTGTCAGCTTCAACATTTAGCCTATGATCAGCAACTAAAGGAAAAGCGTGATATTGTTGTTCAATCTATGGAGAGACATACAAAATTAAAAATCTCCTCTTTGGATATTCGTCAGACTATCGGTATGGAAGACCCGTGGAACTACCGAAACAAAAGTCAATTTCAAGTTGGGCAGCAAAAGGGCAAAGTAATTGCAGGGCTATACGGGTTGGATTCACACCGCCTTATTCCTATTCAAAATTGTATGGTTCAGCATCCAATAACAAATAAGGTATCTGAAGGGGTAAAGCAAATTCTCGAAGACTTCCAAGTGCCAATTTATGATGAACGAAAGAGAAAAGGGATTGTAAGAACTATTGTGACACGTGCCGGTTTTCAAACAGGAGAAGTACAGGTCGTTTTAATTACAACTCAAAAAGAAGTACCGCGTAAAAAGTTAATTATGGCTGAAATACAAAAAAGGTTTCCTGAAGTAAAATCTCTTGTTCAGAATATAAATGGAAACAAAACATCCCTTATTTTTGGTGAAAAAACATTACATCTAAGTGGAGAAGAAGTTATCCAGGAAACGTTAGGAGACTTGAGCTTCGAACTTTCAGCAAGAGCATTCTTTCAACTGAATCCTGTTCAAACTGTCAAGCTGTATGATGAAGTAAAGAAAGCAGCAAACCTTACCGGTAATGAAAAAATCGCTGATGCATACTGCGGAGTAGGAACGATTGGCTTGTGGTTAGCGAAGGATGCAAGTGAAGTACGCGGA includes:
- the rlmD gene encoding 23S rRNA (uracil(1939)-C(5))-methyltransferase RlmD — translated: MKEKKQAQASQIKISKGQTFPLTIKRLGINGEGVGYFKRQVVFVPGALPGEEVLVEATKIQPKFAEGKVKTIRKKSPFRVKPPCPIYEECGGCQLQHLAYDQQLKEKRDIVVQSMERHTKLKISSLDIRQTIGMEDPWNYRNKSQFQVGQQKGKVIAGLYGLDSHRLIPIQNCMVQHPITNKVSEGVKQILEDFQVPIYDERKRKGIVRTIVTRAGFQTGEVQVVLITTQKEVPRKKLIMAEIQKRFPEVKSLVQNINGNKTSLIFGEKTLHLSGEEVIQETLGDLSFELSARAFFQLNPVQTVKLYDEVKKAANLTGNEKIADAYCGVGTIGLWLAKDASEVRGMDTIDAAVIDAQENARRHGIENATYVTGTAEHWLPKWVEEGWRPDVVVVDPPRTGCDRKLLDAIRKVKPKKFVYVSCNPSTLAKDIDYLSKDYKVEYIQPVDMFPHTAHVECVSQIVLR